One window of Delphinus delphis chromosome 12, mDelDel1.2, whole genome shotgun sequence genomic DNA carries:
- the MAL gene encoding myelin and lymphocyte protein: MAPSAASGGSSLPSGFAVFITLPDLLFIFEFVFGGLVWILIASSHVPIPLIQGWVMFTSVSCFIATTLLLFLYLIGAHGSRTSWITLDAAYHCIASLFYFGASVLEALAAIELQVGFTYKHYHENIAAVVFSFVVTLLYVVHAVFSLIRWKSS; this comes from the exons ATGGCCCCCTCAGCGGCGTCGGGTGGCAGCAGCCTGCCTAGCGGCTTCGCGGTCTTCATCACCTTGCCGGACCTGCTCTTCATCTTCGAGTTT gtCTTTGGGGGGCTGGTGTGGATCCTGATTGCCTCGTCCCATGTGCCCATCCCACTGATCCAGGGCTGGGTCATGTTCACGTCTGTGTCTTGCTTCATAGCCACCACTCTACTGCTCTTCCTGTACCTAATTGGTGCCCACGGCAGCAGAACTTCCTGGATCACCCTG GATGCAGCCTACCACTGTATCGCCTCCCTGTTTTACTTTGGTGCCTCTGTCCTGGAAGCTTTGGCCGCCATCGAGCTGCAAGTGGGCTTCACCTACAAACATTACCATGAAAACATCGCTGCTGTG GTGTTTTCATTCGTAGTCACTCTGCTGTACGTGGTCCATGCAGTGTTTTCTTTAATCAGATGGAAGTCTTCCTAA